Below is a genomic region from Miscanthus floridulus cultivar M001 chromosome 1, ASM1932011v1, whole genome shotgun sequence.
TCACCGTCGATTCTACTAGAACCTCCTTCACTGTCAGTTTTCACCACCGTTTGTGAAATTATTACTGCCGGTTCGGCAGATGATCCAGTGAGGATGTTCCCTGTGGTGATGAAGTAATGATTACCGCCGCTCCAACATATGATACGACGGTGATGAAGAGATCATCACTGACGGTGTGTCATTTGGTCCTGAGGTGATGAAATGATGATTATCATCGGTCCAGCATAGTGTCCGGGGTGATGAAGAGCTCATAACCATCGGTACGCCATTTGATCCGACAGTGATGTCTTGATCATCGCCCCTAAGTGGCGTTTGATCCGGTGGTGACATCTTGAACATCACTGCCGGTGCATCACTTGATCTGGCAGAGATGTCTTGATCATCACCGTCGGTGCAGCATTTTATCTGGCATGATGTCTTGGTTATCATTGCAGTTTTACCGTATCACCAACGATTTGTCTAGGTCAACAGTGATAATGCACTTTTAGAATACTAATTTAAATGTAGCATAATATTAATAGCATCAGTAATGTTGTCCTCGAATCATAATGGGTGGAGCGTAGTGGCTGAACAACCCATCGGTTCGGCATATGATCCGTTAGTGAGAACTGTGGTGCTTTTCACCGCCGGACCGTCCATCGAGTCAGCAGTGATAGCGATTTTCACTGCTGGCTGAAATGACCACTGCGCTATCTACCTTCCAACCGACGGTAAAACTTCTCATCATCGTTAGTGGCGTGGCGTAGTGGGCAAAAACTGGTAGTGATAAGTGCTGTCAACGCTAGTTCGGCGGATGGTCTAGCGACGAAACCCATGATAGTTTTCACCGCCAGATCATTCGCCATTTTTTTTTTGCCCCACCGAGCCAAGTCTGCCTTTGAACAGGCGGTGAAAATGTTTTGTGCAGTAGTGAAACTAAAATACAATTTCAAATCTACATCTAAATTATCAATATATATATGCTATTATTACCTATTATTAAAAAACACCATAACGATGTGCCTATATATGCTCCTGAACCATCAAGTTCTACCACTACCATAATgtaatatatataataaaaactaactaaaagtaaacctgcatgcatgttgttggccACCATAAAAACCAAGTGTACATGGACAAACCAGTCCACAAGCACCTCAAGGACTTGGTGACCATGCTCTGCTGTGCTCAACGGACGTTCCATCGGTGTCAATGGTCGACGGAGAACTTGTTTATGAAAACAGCCAGCTGCGTGACCAAACGAAAATGATACGCCTACAACAACACTGACCTACTGTATGTACAGTAGATTGCGCGTGCGCGACGCCTCCTCCATCCAAATCCAAACAAGCAGCGCTCAGCAACGTTCCCAGAGACAGGAAGAAGGCGGAGGAAGCCGAGGCCCAAagttaagttttttcactctctctccatcatatcaatttttgaacgcatgcatggagcattaaatgtaggtaaaaaaagtaactaattacacagtttggttgtaaatcacgagacgaatcttttgagcctagttagcccatgatcggacaaaatttattaaatacaaacgaaacgtgctacactGTCTAGGTTGTAAAAATTTGGAATCTAAACCAGGCCCGAGCCACGCACGCTGCGTCGGCACCCTCTTCACGTGCCGGCACATGGCCCGAGGCGTCCGACGCGTGCACGCTCAGTTCAGGTTCAGGCACCGCAGCGGCGATTCCTGCCCCGCCCACGTGAAAACGTGACGGGTGGACAGGGAGAGGCAGAGGCCTCGTTCGCAGTCGCAGGTGCATGCACCCAGCGCGGACAGGGACAGCCGGACACGGGGCAGCCGGGCAGGGGGGCCTCCAGCGTCCAGGGGCCGAATCGGACGAGACCACGTCGCTGCCCAGCCGTACGGTGAGACAGCGGCCGCGTCCCCGGTCCCCGCCTCGGGCCGCGGACTGGacgaggtcgaggtcgaggtcgTGGTCGCGCGACCCATCGCGAGCGCACTGGTCAGCAACTTCGGCGCCGAAACGCGACGCCAGCCGCCGGTCGGCCGGCGGCCTCGGCACTCGGCAGGCACACGTGAATCGCCATGTCGCAGCACGGGGCCTGCATTGTCTGTGAATCGCCAGGTCGCTCGCACGGCAGCACGGGGGAGGGGAGTGCTGTTAAGAAAACTAGCCACTGTGCCCGCGTTTCGCTGCGGGTGATCTGCTTGATATATCAAATCTTAGGGATCATGTATACATGTTACTCGAAAGCATCCCCACAGAAGCTATAGCTAATTAATTTTTTCCACTACCATATCGTGGAAGATGATCTTCTTGGTATATATCAAATCTTAGGGATCATATGTATGTTGTACTAAAAAATATCTCAATAGAAGCTAATATGTATTTTACAGTATGATGTTATGTAAGGGCGATAGAGTTTGGCATCCATTACATAATATCTATTCTAGGTCACTAAATAAAATCACTGGTATATTGGTGTAGAGAAATGGTATATTGACATAGAGAAATGTTTGCTCAAGTGGAATTCAAACAACCAACATCACTAAACTCAAAGCACAACACCATGTGGGATTACATTATAGATGGAAATAATAAACACTATAACGAGGGTTCTTGAGGGGCCCATGTCTCCACTTAGATTATTCTTCGTAGCTTGAGAAATAATTTTTATAGTAATTTGGTATATATATTTTACGGAGTACCATTGTTTGTTTCCCTCCTTTCCAGAAACTAAATACTATCGTTTATTCTAAGGTGGAGTGTATATATTAACTAGATTCAGTAAGGTAAATGATGGTGGTCCGATTAATCAATCGTTCAGTTCCCCGGGGACTTTTGCCCACGCCATGCATACGTCTTGCTACAGAATAGCTAGCTGTTATTTGCGTCACGCCACAAGATTTCTACTCGTTGGTTTGGGTAGGCATAAAAGCACACAAAGACAACAAAACTAGACACAATGTTACCTACAATGGAGCATGTCCCTTAAATGTCCAAAGAATGAAATCATCAGAACGGAACAAAGTAACCTACAATTAGAGATGATAACAAGAGATCTAGCAAGCAAGAGTATGAAAGAAATGGAAAGGAGATGGTTATGATGTCCTCGAACTGATTATAGGCAGAACATGACTTTTGCACAAATACATGAGAGGATGGGAAAGTAAAGAAATATGTGCAGGCACCTGACACTTCAGCTTCTCCTTTGCCGGGTTGCCTCTTCTTTGATTGTCTAGAGGAAGTTCCTTCCATTCGCCACACCTGTGGACCTATGGATTTGTCCACATACATATGATACATATTATATTGTACTCATACATCTTTGCATTACGTTACTGCATACATGTGCATAATTAAGTTTTTCTGCAGAGTGTATCCATGGTAGTACATAAGTAGTTATAGGAATGCCTGCTAGTGTACATTGTTTAGTTTGCCAGACCTAGGTTATCAACGCTCACAGCACTTACCCCCATCCCCTCTTCTTGCCCGACTACACCATCGACTCTTCATATACATGGGCTGGTCGACCTAGGGTTTAAAGGGCAAGAAGCACTTTCCCCTCTACCACTCCACCCCATCCCCCCTCACCTCTGCAGGATCAAACTACATCTCGTAGATGATGTCGATTAAACCGGTGGTAATCATGGGTGCCACTGGCACAGGCAAGACGAAGTTATCAATTGACATATCCAAGGTGATTGGTGGTGAAGTGATAAATGCGGACAAGATGCAAATATATGCTGGTCTTGATATCACAACTAACAAGATCCGGCCGAATGATCAAGGTGGTATTCCTCATCACTTAATTGGGGTTATTTCATCAATTGCGGATGATGTGTCTGTACCTTCCTTTCGATCTATTGCAACAACTACTGCAGAGTCTATTGCAAGGCGTGGTCGAGTTCCAGTTCTGGTAGGTGGGTCAAACTCACTTATGCATGGATTTCTTGCTGACCACCTTGATCCCTCCCTTGCCAATCCTTTTTTGATACCAAAGTATAAGCCAAATTTAAGGTTCGAAAGTTGTCTACTTTGGGTCCATACGCATGAGCTGGTTCTTAATGAGTATCTGTGTCGCCGTATTGATGATATGGTTGCTTCTGGCTTAGTTGAGGAACTAAAAGAGTATTTTGATACTACGCTGGCTCATAAGATTGGCAACCACACTGGGCTCGCTAAGGCAATTGGTGTGCGAGAACTAAGCAAATATTTTGGTGGAGGCATGAGTCTTTCTGATTCCATAGATGAGATGAAAGCAAATACAAAAGCCCTTGCAAAATCACAGACTACAAAGATTCGCCATATCGCTGGTGTTTGGGGCTGGCCTGTGTGTGTGGTGGACTCTACAGAAGCCATACGCTGCCATCTAAGTGGAGGAGACCATAGTACGGAGGACATATCATGGGAACGCGATGTGAGTTCTCCTGCAATTGCTATTGTGGATAAGTTTTTACATAGCTAACGCCAACGCTGGCTATCCATGTGAGTTCTTGTAAGTAATTAAATAAATCCAATTGAACTATCTTTTAATATATGCGTCCACTTTCCCCCAAATCATACCATGAGTTGTCCGGGCAAACCCACATCCCTCCGAGGCACAGAGCATATGCACAGTTCCATTTTGTTCAGGCCGCTGATCGATCCCGCCCGCCCCCCATTGTAGTTAATGTTAGAGTAAGTATAATAACAAGCTATACATAAGGAGGCCATAAATGTTGTGGTGGAGGAGAGATGAGAGGAGAAACGTGTTGTAAGTTTATAGCTGGCTTAGCCATAAGAACTAATTTTTTTTATGAGAGAGACAAGTGAATCATATATTAATAATAAATAGCTAACTATTATATGAATAGACTGAGAGGTAGACCGTAAAGATTCTTTCAGCCAGCAGTTAGCTTTGCTTTTAATCCATTACATGCATTATGCACGACGcacggtgtttttctctctccAAATCTCCATCCCCATCATTCATTCTCAATCTCGTCTCGTCTCCCAATGCAAAGGTCCTTTCCTCAATCCATGGCGGTGACACTAGGTGGTGCTTCCCTCGTTTTTCTTTTTATTAGGGCTGGTTGTCTCACGTGGTGGCGATCAGTGATCGGGTTTCTTGGAGAGTTGTGGGAGCGGTGTCGGTGTCGGGTCACAAATAATTCGGGTTGATCAGAAAGGATGGATGCACAAAACTAAAAGCGAACAATGCAAGGAAAGGTGATGCAGCAAGCCTTTAGGAAGCTAGCGGCGGTATCCTAATATAATAGCCATGTGAACCGAGCGCCTCTTATTTTTAGAATCCAATTGGGTATACTATTAGTAATTAACTAAAACATCATAAACTAATCTAAAAACACTTTAGGTTGACATGATAACACATTTGTGTCTTTTATTTTATACTATATAATAATGGAAGGCTGACACTCCTAGCAGAACACCCTTAAATTCCGAGACACCATAGAAAATATATAGATTTACAACATTCTTAAAAAAGCAAGAAACTTTCGGCCATCGCTTCAGTAGACTTCAATTATAATTAACAATAATAGCCATCTAATCCAATCTAATTTACCTCTAAACTATCCACCTCTGCAATTAAAAAGGCAGTCTAAATTGTCCCTTAAATTTTATCTAAATTGTTCACATCTACTGTTATGAAAGATAGTCTAAAGTAACTCTTTAAATTTGCATCCAAATTACTGTCTTTGACATTATGGTACATAATCTGAAATAGCCTCTTGAAATTTCATCTATCTAgcaatttatgaaaaatatgacataaagcaaaccctaagtctATCGATGTAACCCCAAAATTTTCATCCAATAAGTCTATCGATGTAACCCCAAAATTTTCATTAGCTATCATCCCATTATGACACAAGTATAATAAATGAATCTCCTAGATTTGCATCTAAATCACCAACATTTTTTATTGTTAAAATAAAACTACTACAGAGTACTCATCACCGTCGATTCTACTAGAACCTCCTTCACTGTCAGTTTTCACCACCGTTTGTGAAATTATTACTGCCGGTTCGGCAGATGATCCAGTGAGGATGTTCCCTGTGGTGATGAAGTAATGATTACCGCCGCTCCAACATATGATACGACGGTGATGAAGAGATCATCACTGACGGTGTGTCATTTGGTCCTGAGGTGATGAAATGATGATTATCATCGGTCCAGCATAGTGTCCGGGGTGATGAAGAGCTCATAACCATCGGTACGCCATTTGATCCGACAGTGATGTCTTGATCATCACCCCTAAGTGGCGTTTGATCCGGTGGTGACGTCTTGAACGTCACTGCCGGTGCATCACTTGATCTGGCAGAGATGTCTTGATCATCACCGTCGGTGCAGCATTTTATCTGGCATGATGTCTTGGTTATCATTGTAGTTTTACCGTATCACCAACGATTTGTCTAGGTCAGCAGTGATAATGCACTTTTAGAATACTAATTTAAATGTAGCATAATATTAATAGCATCAGTAATGTTGTCCTCGAATCATAATGGGTGGAGCGTAGTGGCTGAACAACCCATCGGTTCGGCATATGATCCGTTAGTGAGAACTGTGGTGCTTTTCACCGCCGGACCGTCCATCGAGTCAGCAGTGATAGCGATTTTCACTGCTGGCTAAAATGACCACTGCGCTATCTACCTTCCAACCGACGGTAAAACTTCTCATCACTGTTAGTGGCGTGGCGTAGTGGgcaaaaaccggtagtgataagtGCTGTCACCGCTAGTTCGGCGGATGGTCCAGCGACGAAACCCATGATAGTTTTCACCGCCAGATCATCCGCCATTTTTTTTTTGCCCCACCGAGCCAAGTCTGCCTTTGAACAGGCGGTGAAAATGTTTTGTGCAGTAGTGAAACTAAAATACAATTTCAAATCTACATCTAAattatcaatatatatatatatgctattaTTACCTATTATTAAAAAACACCATAACGATGTGCCTATATATGCTCCTGAACCATCAAGTTCTACCACTAccataatataatatatataataaaaactaactaaaagtaaacctgcatgcatgttgttggccACCATAAAAACCAAGTGTACATGGACAaaccaggccttgtttagttcgcgaaatttggattttgggactactgtagcaccttcgtttttatttggcaaatagtgtccaaacattgactaattaggcttaaaacgttcgtctcgcaatttcccaccaaactgtgcaattagtttttcttttcgtctacatttaatgctccatgcacgggccgcaaacattcgatgtgacaggtactgtagcaactttttggattttggggtggaactaaaccaggccccaGTCCACAAGCACCTCAAGGACTTGGTGACCATGCTCTGCTGTGCTCAACGGACGTTCCATCGGTGTCAATGGTCGACGGAGAACTTGTTTATGAAAACAGCCAGCTGCGTGACCAAACGAAAATGATACGCCTACAACAACACTGACCTACTGTATGTACAGTAGATTGCGCGTGCGCGACGCCTCCTCCATCCAAATCCAAACAAGCAGCGCTCAGCAACGTTCCCAGAGACAGGAAGAAGGCGGAGGAAGCCGAGGCAGTGTCTAGATTACCTCAAAAgtccaagtttttttactctcttttcatcacatcaattttggacgcatgcatggagcattaaatgtaggtaaaaaagtaactaattacacagtttggtcgtaaatcacgagacgaatcttttgagcctagttagccCATGATCAAACAAAGTTCGTTAAATACAAATGAaatgtgctacagtgtccagattgcaaaaaaatTGGAGCCCGAGCCACGCACGCTGCGTCGGCACCCTCTTCACGTGCGGGCACATGGcccgagacaaatcttttgagcctagtcaGTTCAGGTTCAGGCACCGCAGCGGCGATTCCTGCCCCGCCCACGTGAAAACGTGACGGGTGGACAGGGAGAGGCAGAGGCCTCGTTCGCAGTCGCAGGTGCATGCACCCAGCGCGGACAGGGGCAGCCGGGCAGGGGGGCCTCCAGCGTCCAGGGGCCGAATCGGACGAGACCACGTCGCTGCCCAGCCGTACGGTGAGACAGCGGCCGCGGCCGCGTCCCCGGTCCCCGCCTCGGGCCGCGGACTGGacgaggtcgaggtcgaggtcgTGGTCGCGACCCATCGCGAGCGCGAGTGGCCACTGGTCAGCAACTTCGGCGCCGAAACGCGACGCCAGCCGCCGGTCGGCCGGCGGCCTCGGCACTCGGCACTCGGCAGGCACACGTGAATCGCCAGGTCGCAGCACGGGGCCTGCATTGTCTGTGAATCGCCAGGTCGCTCGCACGGCAGCACGGGGGAGGGGAGTGCTGTTAAGAAAATTAGGCAATTCTATTACCAGTTTAATCTAAAAAAATATTATCAAAATTTTGGTGACATCAGACATGTGCATGTGTGATCTAAGTGTCACGAGTACGTAGATAATACTAATTATCATGATTTTAATCGCTGAAAATAGGGAGATGAACCACAACATACCCCGCGGCACTAGAGCCGGTTGCGCTAGTCGACATAGCACCTGTTGaagtagtcgtcccgctcgatgcagtgcagagaGGATGCAGTGCCGATCTCCCGCTGCCGCCACGAACGCCGGGAAGAAGATGAGGTTGCTGTAGGATCGAGCAGTTGCGTAGTTGCTTCCTAAAAACCTAATTGTCGGTCTTCACCCAAGTAGATGAACTCACGAATGGCATCGGTTTCGGAGGCCTATTCTCCCTATTCCCGTGCGCGCAGGAACCGGAACGGGGATGACAGAGAGCAACTCAACAGCGAATTGGTGAGACGTGGTTGTGTGTCATGTGCTCGCGAACAAGAGAAGAGCGCCGCCTTATGTAGCCTTCTAGGGACACGAAGAGACAGGTGTAGTGGTTGATAATGGTTATGAACACCATGTATGTTACCAGTAACTGACATATCAATTGTCCGTTACCAGTAACTCACTAATCAACCACTAGCCCACCTTAAAACATCCCACCAATGGCTATAACACATCATGAGTTTCACCCAGTATTAATCCTAGTCTTGAAATTTCCTTTGATTTAATTGCTAAATATAATTGGTTAATTCCAATTAAATCCAACAATCGCTACCAAATTTCAAAGCATAGAAGAAATGCTCTTAGTCTCACTGTTATTCAATATACCAGTGTTTtcatggagactgttaagttgaacatccacctaGAGCAGAGGTTACACTTCTTCACAACTGAACAAttaatggactatgccttgaattgacagttttgtgcaaaATAAGTTTCACCTAAGTCCTTTATTGATACAAGGCTACCTGAagcatcccctctggttggagcataAAGTCAAACTCCTGggcctttcatgagtatctagagattacccacatGTCATAGACTATGACTAGCAGTcgaactcatataggtgtgctccTTCTAAGATGTCCTATAGGCTGGCATCTCTGCTTAAataagccactcggatcacattcAGGTTAATACCATCCTGCCATACAGTATAGGAGAAATGTGCATCTTAAACAATATGGACCTTAATTCAAAGGATTTCTCTATCAATCAACCACTAGCTTGTTTCAtcatcctacttcacgggatctccgatcatataggataggttaccactatggaatgacttcacgtgggtctcaagcccatctctctcgatgcaccatctatcacattacgtgatAGACCCTttgtgaattgatctgccagattcttagatgtatggacatagtcaAATGCTATTACTTcggagtttctcagttttctgacagattttaaccgTCTCTTCACATGCCTtgtagacttcatgttatccttagaaccgTTCACTTTGATTATCATAGTctgattatcacagttcatggaaatAGTTGGTATTGGTTTTTCAaccaccggtaaatccataaggagttcacgaagccactcggcctcaacaGTGGTAGTATATAAtgttgtgagttctgcttccattgttgacTTCGTTAAGACGGTCTTCTTGCAAGACTTCCATGAAACAACGCCACATTCAAGTGAGAACACATATCTACTTGTGGCGTAAATCTCATTAGCATCAGATATCCAGTTTGAATCACAATACCCCTCTAGTACCCTTGGGTACCTGGTATAGTGAATACCATAACTCACAGTCccttttagatagcgcaataCCCTCTCGAGAGCACGCCAATAatcatctcccggatttgaaacaAACCACCTGAGTTTTCTCATAGCAAATGatatgtcaggccttgttgcactagctaaATACATAAGCGAGTCAATAATTTGAGAATATCTCAATTTGGTCTCGTGCTATTCTGCTATTTTTCCTTAATAACACATTTGGGTCATAAGGAGTTGAAATGGGTGTGCAGTCACTatacccaaagcgactcagcaccttttccacattgTGGGATTGCACAAGAGTTATCCCACCATTTCCTTCTCCTAGTAGCTTTatgttaagaataacatcagcatctcacaaatctttcatttcaaagaTACTCGACAAAAAAGTCCTTTCAGTTCCTCAATCACATTAATATTGTTTCAAAAAATtagtatatcatccacatataagcaCAAGATCACACCTtctcccccaccataccgataataaacacatttgtcagcttcattcacaataaAGTCAGTTGATGTCAAAGTTCtgccaaacttctcatgccactgcttaggtgccggctttaggccatacaaagatttcaataatttacacacctttccctcttgaccatttgctacaaatccaTCAGGCTGGTCCAtatagatctcttcctcaagctctccattcaaGAAAGTTGTCTTAACGTTCATCTGATGAACGAGAAGACCATGTGAGATAGCCAAGGAAAGTAACACTCGTATAGTCATCAGACGGGCAACTAGTGAATAAGTATCGAAATATTCTTCaccttctttctgggtataacccttagccatAAGCCTCGCCTTGTACTTCTTAAtaataccatcaggcctaagctttttatTGAATGTCCATTTACATCCCATAGGTttgcacccataaggacgatcaacaaCCTCCCAAGtttcattagacataatagagtcTATCTCACTCTGAATAGCTTCCTTTCATAAGTCAGCATCAAGAGATGAATATGCCTCTTCTATGGTTTtaggagtgtcatccacgaggtatATAATATAGTCTTCATCGAAAGACTTtgtagtcctctgtctcttactctttcaAGTGACTATATTATTATTCTTCGCATGATTTTTCACATGGGTTTCAACATCAGCGTGTTCTATCGATTCATGCAACTGTGGAAGTGTTATAGAATCATGACTAGAAGTGCTAGGTGTAtttttcataggaaattcattctaAAACATGTAGCATCTCTAGATTCCATAATAGTACCAACATTCACATCAGGCACtctagaatttattattaaaaatctataacccacgtgGTGAATAGCATAACCGAGAAAGACATAATCAATGGTTTTTGGTCTAAGCTTTCGCttcttgtttattggcacattcgcCTCCCCATGTtcacaggtaagagagatttaagctcttcttctcccattcctcaaatggtgtaatttctttgttctttgtgggcagtttattcaggacatgacacgctatcaaaattgcctcaccccaccattccttggaTAGTCATGCAGTCTCTATCATGGCGTTAACTaactcagttagagtgcggttcgtTCTCttagcaatcccattggattgtggtgagtatgaTAGTGTCCTCTAAAAAATAATACCATGCTCCACACAAAACTCAGAAaactcatttgagaaatattctcccccacgaTCAGACCGCAACTGTttaattttcttctcaagttggttttctacctcagctttatagatcttaaaataatTAATGCAATGCTTCATATTTTGATTTTAATAGACACACATAGCAAAATTtagttgttggtatttcttaatgtttCTAGAAAGAATCTACAAGCGTatagaattaccattgtagctttcacccggaagtattcggggtatcgtattttccacagggaatggAGGTATTTCTTTTAGCTAATTCGTCTAAGGACAACACATGGAAAGAGTTGGtagaggttgagatggattcctatggttctagagtctatggatagataaatactacttctacttgcttacttcgggcaccgggtAGCACCTCGTCTGCCAAGTGAGCCCAACCTATAGCTCTATACCGTACCCGGACATGAGGGATTATAAGAGAcgaacaaggctgtcaccacctactgtctacccctcaaccgtggagtacgaggcaaacgaaggtagcctctagcctagacaccacgtctatgctatcgattactactctagcgtcGATCAGGGTTATCTGTCTTTATCCAGAGCCCTCTTCTAGAGTATCTACCATGGGGACAGACAATGAAcccgcaaacaagtaagagtaaaacTTAACTAATCAAATGTctttataaccaaaagaaccaCAAACACTCACTTAGCAGAAGAGTCTGTTGAGGTATAGGTGTTCGTCGAGGTACAAGTAGGGGAAGACCAACAAGTCCGGTACTTCCccaaactctccctcacatctctccctactacttTTCTCTAGATAGCTATGGCCTAAGCCTTGGAGTGTTGCTCTTGCTTCTTGCTCTCTTCCTTGGTGTGTTGTTGTCAAATGAGGAGGAGGGAGCCtctttttataggtggagaggagggggttcCTTGAAAAAATGCTTCATCCCCTCATGGAAAGCACCAAACCACCATCTAGGTGCACTGAACCTGGACGTCACCCTGGGAACCAACGTGGGTAAGGCGACATATGACAACACGCGAAAGATGGGCCCAAGAGGCCCCAGTGGTGGTGCGGCACCCCAACTGGGCTCAAATGGCCCATCTTTAGTGGGATGCTTCCTTTGGGCCTCTAGGTGGGTCCTACAAAGTTTTGcgccatttggagttgatttgatatgGGTTTTTGCCTTTTTCTCCACCTGACTGGCCCTGATTTGTCTGGTAAGTGGGCCTgctccccttgggctcatgtcgagtgatgttatgccttgttCTTTGTGTACTTTTGACACATTTCTTGTGTTATCCCGATATGTCCTCCTGCAATTgataaatcaccaaaactcatggaactttGTTAGTTATGagccc
It encodes:
- the LOC136463547 gene encoding adenylate isopentenyltransferase-like, with protein sequence MSIKPVVIMGATGTGKTKLSIDISKVIGGEVINADKMQIYAGLDITTNKIRPNDQGGIPHHLIGVISSIADDVSVPSFRSIATTTAESIARRGRVPVLVGGSNSLMHGFLADHLDPSLANPFLIPKYKPNLRFESCLLWVHTHELVLNEYLCRRIDDMVASGLVEELKEYFDTTLAHKIGNHTGLAKAIGVRELSKYFGGGMSLSDSIDEMKANTKALAKSQTTKIRHIAGVWGWPVCVVDSTEAIRCHLSGGDHSTEDISWERDVSSPAIAIVDKFLHS